The window TCCCATGTGATCATGCATGGGCCAATAATGAACCTGGTTTGTGAGACCTGCTTGAAAAAGATCAGAGATGTCGTTGAGCCTTTGTCTGACTGTGAAAGTTCCATGATCTCTCAGCCAAGATTTATTTTAAGACTGCTTAGGGTTCTAATACAGCTTATGTACCTActgaatttaaattttactaTCATAAACATTTACATAAAAAGGTTAGTTAtggaaaatttgaaatttattttagatatgttATAAGTTTGATAATTAATTGCTTAATAAAATTTGGGAATATGATCTGACCcatgataatttttttcaatCAATCAATTGTATAGATTTAAATTAACAAGATGTTTATTTTAGAATTACTTATAAGTTTTTGCTAaatgttttcaaattatttgccagttattttctaaatattttttttaacttgtttaccacttatttatgttttttgctAAATCTTTGTAAGTAACTTCGTAAATGTGTTTTCACTCTttactttaaattaataaaaactaatataattgaactatgtttttatataattatatataagaatatatgtCTTTGGTAATAGTCTATACCTGATTGATATGAGATCAGATCGTTCGCGAACACCGCCTCTGGATTCTAAGCATGCACCAGATCAGGGTGGTATGCCATCCAATTCTTTGGTAAATGAAATCTCCCAAATGATCATGGTCGGACCAGTAAAGGGTCTTGTTGGTAAAACCTGCATGTTCATAACTAATATGAGATttttaatgcatttttatttttctatagaaagttttcaaaatataaagaaaCATTTGGGTGTTTAGACTAACAAATTTGATAATGTATTATTTTCACTTCagttattttgtttttactgTAGTGTTATTTTATGTTATGAAATTTTCATCCACAATGGATTTAAACAAGAAATATCTTCTTCAgttattagattttttattttattaattgttaaCTAATTaaggtttttaatttttttattgaaactaaaatattcaaccaaaataatcaaaatatgaTTACAATCATAAACATTATTAACGAAAATTAACTAACTGTACAAAATTTAAACCATattacaatttcaaaaataaatgtcGTTACCAAGTTAAATATTTTGCAAAACAATAACAACACACCTAAATAAttcattaattagaattttaattaaaataacaaataatacacaaaaaaataaaaattaaaacttacaACAATAACAATATTCATGTCCGCGCTCTTTGCGCGGATAAATCACCTagtggttaaataataaatctgTCTTTACTCCCGAGGAATGGTTCACTTGAGTATAATTAACTTGTTTTACTTGAAAACCAGGCCGTAAAAGAAACCCAATTAGTTAAGGTAATAGAGGTCCATGAGTCCACATCAAGGAAGCAGAACATATTCGAACAAGAGTTGTTTGTGGATGTTTGTTAACAGTGAAATGGTCAAATGGATCTTGGACTTTTGTATGTTCCCTGGTGACTGAGCTGAGAAAACGAGTGATGAATATGCAGGAAGCAATGTTTATATCACTTCAGAGTACTTCAAGAACCCATTAACAGGGCAATGAGTTGACTTGACGCTTGATAAAAGAGAAACTAAAGAGGCTATTCTTTTCATAGTTTGAGGTTTGTATGAAGTAACAGATTAAGTTATCTTCTCATCATATTTCGTGTATACAATTTAACAAATCAAACTACCTATCACATTAGTATGGTAACCAAaccggaaaaaaaaacaaagagctTTGGGTAGATGGCAAAGGAGCTGGGGATGAAATAGACTAGAGACTATACCACCTTACAATAAGTTTCAGCTAAATCAAACTGTACAGGGCAATGAAAATGTGGATAACATCAAAGACTAACCTCTCAACAAAATTTACATAGAATGTCAGCTCTAGTTAATATCAAAATCCATATAATGATAAGACCATCTTTATTTCTCTTCGACAGATTCATTCACAAGATGAAAGACTTAAAAGTCACCTAGATTTTATTTTGTAGTCTAGTCTTCTTGGTAACCATATTTAACATTCCTGAACTTATATCTTTAATTCAAGGCGAATCCTCACAACAAGGTAAGTTATCTATTTAATGCTTTAATGTTATAAAAACGCTTCAAACATAATTAGACccggatttttttttcttttcaatttgaATTTTGGAGCAATCTTAGCCGTCGGATCAAGACAGATATAACCGTTAGGGAGCGCTCCTccaaaaatgataataaatcagACAAAATCTCTCTCTCACTTCCCTGTCTCTTTGAATCTCTTGTGTTCAAACAAAGctttgagaagaagaagaagacgatgtCGAGGATGAGAACTTCTTACCTGAAACCACCGCTTCCCAAATCTCCCCTCCGTCTCCGATCACGCCAAGTCCTCTCCAACTCCTCTTCTTCATCGATTCTCCGAACACCTCCAGGCCTCGCGAAGTTCCAGAAACGTAACGCTGCGGATCTGGAATCGAACCTCCCGGTCGAGTACTCCTCGATCTCAAGCGAGATCCACGCGATGGCGAAGATGGTGGAGAAAGAGTTCGCTCAGGAAGAAGTGAAATCCAGAGCCTCGAGTCTGGAGCATATGGCTGCGAACTCGGAGGTGGCTCCGGTGTTCGAGAGAGGGAGGTTCTACGATGAGTATTCCGCCAGGAGGAACGAGAGGCTGAGGAGGAAGAAAGGTGAAGATACTGTAGTGAAAGGAACTCCTTACAATCTTGGAGTCGAGCCTATGACGACTAAGAGAAGAGGGACCGTTAAGAAGAAGACGACGATGGTTGAGATGACGGCGACGGCGCCGAGGTATTCGCTGAGGAGTatgaagaaggagaataagaagCCTCCGGTTCCTTTGAATGTTGATGTTAGTGCGATGAAGACTGTTACTGCTACTACCAGGAGGGGTAGGAGGATCTGATGTTATTGTTGTGTGAAATTGAAATTTGAGGTTTTGATTTCTGCAACTCTGTGTTTTAGTATTGTTGTTCTGCTTGAGGGATTTGGATTATTGAAACTTCTTTGCTTTGTTTTCTGATTTTATTAATACATTCAGATAAGCTTTTTATCTATCAAATGCATTTTTTTGGGTATCATTTTACTTCAGTAGCATTGCTTTAATTATATGTTTCTTCTTCCACAAACAATTTAACATGTTTCTGGAAAGTATGTATGAGCAAGTGGGAGACATGAGTGTTACATTTTACACACTCCATCACTGTTGAATGAAATGGGTTTAAAACAGAATAACT of the Brassica rapa cultivar Chiifu-401-42 chromosome A03, CAAS_Brap_v3.01, whole genome shotgun sequence genome contains:
- the LOC103856373 gene encoding uncharacterized protein LOC103856373, which translates into the protein MSRMRTSYLKPPLPKSPLRLRSRQVLSNSSSSSILRTPPGLAKFQKRNAADLESNLPVEYSSISSEIHAMAKMVEKEFAQEEVKSRASSLEHMAANSEVAPVFERGRFYDEYSARRNERLRRKKGEDTVVKGTPYNLGVEPMTTKRRGTVKKKTTMVEMTATAPRYSLRSMKKENKKPPVPLNVDVSAMKTVTATTRRGRRI